In Sebastes fasciatus isolate fSebFas1 chromosome 15, fSebFas1.pri, whole genome shotgun sequence, a genomic segment contains:
- the ctsl.1 gene encoding cathepsin L.1, translating to MKLLLVAAALAVASCASISLEDLEFHAWKLKFVRSYHSPAEEAHRREIWLSNRKLVLVHNIMADQGIKSYRLGMTYFADMENEEYKRLISQGCLGSFNASLPRRGSTFLRLPEGTDLPNAVDWRNKGYVTDVKDQKQCGSCWAFSTTGSLEGQTFRKTSKLVSLSEQQLVDCSDDYGNEGCMGGLMDNAFRYIVANGGIDTEDSYPYEAEDGKCRYNPDTIGATCTGFVDVKQGDEDALKEAVATIGPVSVAIDASHSSFQLYESGVYDEPECSPSELDHGVLAVGYGSDGGHDYWLVKNSWGLGWGDKGYIMMTRNKHNQCGIATASSYPLV from the exons ATGAAGCTGTTGCTCGTTGCTGCTGCTCTGGCCGTGGCCAGCTGTGCCAGCATCTCGCTGGAAGACCTGGAGTTCCACGCCTGGAAACTCAAGTTTG TAAGGTCCTACCACTCTCCGGCAGAGGAGGCTCACCGCAGGGAAATCTGGCTCAGCAACCGCAAACTGGTGCTGGTGCACAACATCATGGCCGATCAGGGCATCAAGTCCTACCGCCTCGGCATGACCTACTTTGCTGACATG GAAAATGAGGAGTACAAACGTCTGATCTCCCAGGGCTGCCTGGGCTCCTTCAACGCTTCTCTGCCTCGCCGCGGCTCTACTTTCCTGCGGCTGCCTGAGGGAACTGATCTGCCCAACGCCGTTGACTGGAGGAACAAGGGATACGTCACTGATGTCAAGGATCAGAAGCAGTGTGGCTCCTGCTGGGCCTtcagtact ACTGGCTCGCTGGAAGGTCAGACCTTCAGGAAGACGAGCAAGCTGGTGTCTCTGAGCGAGCAGCAGCTGGTCGACTGCTCCGACGACTATGGCAACGAGGGTTGCATGGGAGGCCTGATGGACAACGCCTTCAGGTACATCGTGGCCAACGGAGGGATAGACACAGAGGACTCCTACCCTTATGAGGCTGAg GATGGTAAGTGCCGTTACAACCCTGACACTATCGGCGCCACGTGCACAGGCTTCGTTGATGTGAAACAAGGTGACGAGGACGCCCTGAAGGAGGCCGTGGCCACCATCGGACCCGTGTCTGTGGCCATCGATGCTTCTCACTCGTCCTTCCAGCTGTATGAATCAG gAGTGTATGATGAGCCAGAGTGCAGCCCCTCAGAGTTGGACCACGGTGTACTGGCTGTGGGTTACGGCAGTGACGGCGGACATGACTACTGGCTGGTCAAGAACAG ctGGGGTCTGGGATGGGGAGACAAGGGATACATCATGATGACCAGGAACAAACACAACCAGTGTGGCATTGCTACGGCATCCAGCTACCCCCTGGTCTGA
- the vgll2b gene encoding transcription cofactor vestigial-like protein 2b: MSCLDVMYPTYGHYAPYAPTVPAFINSLQAPTGLSSTSPLCRDFMDTPRGPEGMSGGPAGTGGSASSSSSTSSTSSSYTPAALRPEEGPKEKQEAPEAEYLTSRCVLFSYYQGDISSVVDEHFSRALSSYMDGEGKRRAPDQRGTDAPSPSSRRSFPPSFWDSNYSSPQSRSHCETPSYSMESYASALHPGLPHPHAHPHPHAHAHPHPAESWGYPQAQAYGHPRPLHELYSPSALEPHYGPLLMPTVRAPHPLSLPSHYEVSKLEPSASWPGLLPPGDVSQTLALNMDAGLQQHKKGKELYWF, from the exons ATGAGCTGTTTGGATGTTATGTACCCAACCTATGGACATTACGCACCATACGCACCGACTGTTCCTGCTTTTATCAACAGCTTACAG GCTCCCACAGGTCTGAGCAGCACTTCTCCTCTCTGCCGGGATTTTATGGACACTCCCAGGGGCCCCGAGGGGATGTCTGGGGGCCCAGCAGGCACTGGAGGATCagcttcctcttcatcttcaacCAGCTCTACTTCTTCCTCCTACACGCCTGCGGCTCTAAGGCCAGAGGAGGGCCCCAAGGAGAAGCAGGAGGCCCCTGAGGCAGAGTACCTGACTTCTCGCTGTGTCCTGTTCAGCTACTACCAGGGAGACATCAGCAGCGTGGTGGACGAGCACTTCTCCCGGGCCCTCAGCTCCTACATGGACGGGGAGGGCAAGCGGCGGGCGCCAGACCAACGGGGCACAG ATGCTCCTTCACCCAGCAGTCGACGAAGCTTCCCCCCATCCTTCTGGGACAGTAACTACTCCTCGCCTCAGAGCCGCTCCCACTGCGAGACGCCTTCCTATTCCATGGAGTCATACGCATCAGCGTTGCACCCAGGCCTGCCTCACCCACACGCTCATCCGCACCCGCACGCTCACGCTCACCCTCACCCAGCAGAGAGCTGGGGGTATCCCCAGGCCCAAGCCTACGGCCACCCACGGCCTCTCCACGAACTGTATTCACCGTCAGCTCTGGAGCCCCACTACGGGCCCCTGCTCATGCCCACAGTGAGGGCACCTCACCCCCTCTCCTTGCCAAGCCACTATGAGGTGAGCAAGCTGGAGCCCAGTGCCTCCTGGCCCGGCCTGCTGCCACCGGGAGACGTAAGCCAGACACTGGCGCTCAACATGGATGCAG GTCTCCAGCAGCATAAGAAAGGCAAGGAGCTGTACTGGTTCTAA